From a single Pseudomonas serboccidentalis genomic region:
- a CDS encoding motility associated factor glycosyltransferase family protein: MSEFFQANAEVIQQRWPALSVRLEAEDSSAIQARLVQGLGSTLSVDGIQLTSRHDRVHEARVQAASLPEKPRLHVYGTGLGDLPSVLLERAGLERLYVHVLNGALFALVLQLLDQRQWLADPRVELMYAGDHADIFTPFFALPAEMLLADDFNAKVRDRLVNEVHLSFNNREFDPQLPAIQQRLQESLEVLLADDDVAQLFGTCIGREIYVIGTGPSLEEHFERLAAVRGQAERPLFICVDTAYRPLRQHGIIPDLVVTIDKLIGFRHLPFEESDGIPLVYLPMSAPDVLKAWKGKRYGAYTASPIYATLRQQHPRGELHAGGSVIHPAVDLAVKMGATRITLFGADFAFPMNRTHAGWDDGDLGPPVEQARHWVRDGFGERVRTQLNFRGYLCVLERYIALHPQVQFFNSSRAGARIAGTQFNQEFVQ, translated from the coding sequence ATGAGCGAGTTTTTCCAAGCCAACGCCGAGGTGATCCAGCAGCGCTGGCCGGCGCTGTCTGTACGATTGGAGGCTGAAGACAGTTCGGCCATTCAAGCCAGGCTGGTGCAAGGCCTGGGTTCGACGCTGAGTGTGGACGGAATTCAACTCACCAGTCGCCACGACCGGGTTCATGAGGCCCGCGTTCAGGCAGCCAGCCTGCCGGAAAAACCTCGGTTGCACGTCTACGGCACCGGCCTTGGGGATTTGCCGTCGGTGTTGCTGGAGCGAGCCGGGCTTGAGCGGTTGTACGTGCATGTCCTCAACGGCGCCCTGTTTGCGTTGGTGCTGCAATTGCTCGATCAGCGGCAATGGCTGGCCGACCCTAGAGTGGAGCTGATGTACGCCGGCGATCATGCCGATATCTTCACGCCGTTTTTTGCGCTCCCTGCCGAAATGCTGCTGGCCGATGACTTCAATGCGAAGGTTCGCGATCGGCTGGTCAATGAAGTCCACCTGAGCTTCAACAATCGCGAGTTCGATCCGCAATTGCCGGCGATTCAACAGCGCTTGCAGGAAAGCCTGGAGGTGCTGCTGGCGGATGATGATGTGGCGCAACTGTTTGGTACTTGCATCGGCCGCGAAATCTACGTGATCGGCACCGGGCCGAGCCTGGAAGAACATTTCGAACGGCTGGCGGCAGTGCGCGGGCAGGCCGAGCGGCCGTTGTTCATCTGCGTCGACACCGCTTATCGGCCGTTGCGCCAACACGGGATCATCCCCGATCTGGTGGTGACGATCGACAAGCTGATCGGCTTTCGACACTTGCCTTTCGAGGAGTCCGACGGCATCCCGCTGGTGTACCTGCCCATGAGCGCTCCGGATGTATTGAAAGCCTGGAAGGGCAAGCGCTATGGCGCGTACACCGCCAGTCCCATCTACGCCACCTTGCGTCAGCAGCATCCTCGGGGCGAACTGCATGCCGGCGGCAGCGTGATTCACCCCGCCGTGGACCTGGCCGTGAAAATGGGCGCCACACGCATCACCCTTTTCGGCGCCGACTTTGCCTTCCCTATGAACAGGACTCATGCCGGATGGGATGACGGCGATCTGGGGCCTCCCGTCGAGCAGGCTCGGCACTGGGTCCGTGACGGGTTTGGTGAACGGGTCAGGACGCAGTTGAATTTCCGTGGCTACCTGTGTGTGTTGGAGCGTTATATCGCCCTGCATCCGCAGGTGCAGTTCTTCAACAGCAGTCGCGCGGGCGCGCGGATTGCCGGGACGCAGTTCAATCAGGAGTTTGTGCAATGA